DNA sequence from the Schistocerca americana isolate TAMUIC-IGC-003095 chromosome 2, iqSchAmer2.1, whole genome shotgun sequence genome:
AAGAAGTTATGTGAGACATTCCATTCAAGGCTGTCACGTCTTTGCCTCTAAATTTAGTTTGAatgtaaaagaaaaacaaacaaatactaaTCATCTCCATCACGGGATTTCAGTGGACGAACAGGGACAATATTTTAATAGGGTACGTTCATTATCTTGATGAGGAGCAAAAGACTTTACAGAGCCATCCACTTGGAGATATGTGTGCTTTTCAGCGAAACCCCAGCTACGTGATCGTAACGAGGAAGGCTTCCAGCTCTGTAATACTTTTTATTCTTTACGACTAAGGGTAGAGCGGGCTGTTTGATGTCAAAACCAATGAAGAATCTAACTTTATCAGCCAAATATCTTGCTAGCTTTTAGTGTGGCAGAGCGTTACTAAAAAGGCAAACCTtccaaatatttttatattattaaggaaagaaataatattgtcaatttaaTTGTGTGATAATATCAGACAAACAAGAACTTAAAAAACCAATGTATTTGTTTATTGGAACACGAAATTAATTAGGAGAGTTTGTCCGACGTGAGCATATCGTGCATGTCGCTGTTgattcgtttttttttattttctgggaCGAGTGGACTGTTCAAATAACACCTATGTAGCATACAGTAGTGTTGCATTGCTAAGTGGGAGAGTTCCACTAGCAGCCATTAGACGAAATGGCGATCTGTAATTACGTTCACTGACTTTTACAGCACTGGTAGCAGCGGCGGAGGTCCACGGACAACCAGAAGAGTCGACCACCGCCAACATCGGGAATGAGAATCTAAGCACCGGAAATATCACGGCTGAGAATAGATTTCTGGGAAGGTCGTCCTACACGGAAGATGATGATACCATTTGTGTAGCTGCAGACAACAGGTTCTACTTGTATGCTAATTCGTTGAAGCTGTATTCTTGCTACAACCAACTACCGAAAGGTAAGTTACTTTGAACAAAACTGTTTTCTGTTCAAAATTGACAAGATAAAACCAGTTTGTTCAGCATAAAAATTCGCGTAGTGTTCCACAGCGAAagtgaaaatatgagtgaaatcaAATCATCAATGAACAGTGGCTACCCCTGCCTCGCCGAAATGACGAAAttgcaacttttcatgtttcttcaCCAAAACCATTCACAGCAATTTGCTGCGCATATTTAGTCcaccttttaaaataattttctttcccCTTAAAACATCATGTTGGCATTAAATTGGGGCACAGACTCATTCACTGTTTTAGTGACACATCTACAATGTAATGTCGGAGCGAAATATAATCTACTTATAGACTATCACACACCGTACTACAATCAACCGTATAACCATCGAAAAAAATGTCCCAAATTTCAGGAATTTATAAATAGCAGCATGCCTCACATTTTAATCAGGAGGCAGTGAAGGTTGAATAAAGAACCTGATAAAAGCACGTTACTTAGGCGTAGTACCAGTTAAGATATCCATTGAGTTAGAAGTTCTGCCTGCACGCGTGTTGGTTAGCACGAGAGTACATGAAAGTTAAATAATGAATCTTTAGATGGACATGTCTACAAAACAAGAGGTAAAATCTACATGTATAGTAAGTTTGTTACTACACAAACACGACATTCTCTAGCTAGTCTTTTAGTGGCCACTGTTGTAAGCAGGCTGATACATTGCAGTCACAAAGAACAGTAGTTAAGGAAAACGCACCTTCTATAGGAGCTTTCAGAAGAGCTGAGCTTATACTGTGAAATTGCTCATCGTGTTCTAGCAAAATATCACGATTAAAACTCACCATGAGCCGACCGTAATGCTCCAGCCCCAGGCGCCATAATATTGGGGACGATTATTAAACAGAAGGTTGCCTCGCATCTCGCACAAAGCTGAAGTCCATAACTTCACAGAGATCGTGCAGAGTATCATGGTCGCAGTTTCAAGAGAATAATTCTTCAAACTCTAACAAAATGTGAATCTTCTAGAGTTGGGGAAAATGAAAGGTCTCACTACTACAAACTTTTGGTCTGTCTCAAAACAATTAACATTTTGGTGATCTTGCGCTCTCCAAACTTGGCATTCTGAGTGATGGAGAAAGATACCTGAGTCATTCAGTGTTTCTACAGGGTGATTGGGTCGTTTAGCATCCGCAGTTCTGATTTTGACGACGGTTCTGACAGCGCGGCGCAATTGTAAATTCTTTGTGATTGCGTTTATCTGTTGTCTATTCAAGTCTAATAATTGAATTTATGTCAGCGATGGGTCTCAacctgtgtcctttgatgttcgtgactattaagtatcgcgaaggctaagtcccatcacaaaatTAGCAATCAACCATCCCGTTATCTGTCTAAACGGTACAGATGATTTTACTTCACtccgacttctgactaatacttccaaccgtaaaacttttaaacttcaCATCGTCTTTAAAACAACCTAGAAGCGCTTAGCATGCGTACTActattgcaagagtacaagagagaaATGACGTTACATTATAGTCACCGCAAACTTACAGCTCGATAGGGCTACGCCCCTCTTTTAGGGATAAAGTTATCTTTGGTCAGTTTATGATCTGGGCTTTAACCtcagtaaataataatttcttgAATCCTTTCTGTTCCGTATCATATGGTAATCACTCAAtgagtcctttctttatgataagcattagtgtttacataacattcttgttaattaaactgtcaagagtgtaaattttgttgtcagtagctgtaatcactgtcaagatgactgatttttctatttccTTTTACAACAAAAGGGGGTTCGTTATAGGTTGGGCGAACGTTCAGACGGCGGAATACCGTTCCTGACCTGTACACGAAGGACAGAGTAAACGCATTTCATCCAGTCACGTTGGATCGTTCTACCGTTAAGATGGTCTCACGTACGACAAAGTTTTACGGTTACTGGGGACCAGCGATGCTGGCCATTTCCAAATCACACACTCAGGGATTGCCAGATCAGTTCTCAGCAAATGAAACCGAGGTCCCTCAGGTTATCGTCATTTGCCTCGTCGCAGGATACACGTGTTGCTCACTGAATGCTTCGCACGCCAGGAGCATTACCCTCCTAGAGGAACTTGGTTCTAGTGACACCCATAAACTTTCGAAATACGCTATAAGTCAGGTTTATTCGCGTCGTCAATCTTCCAACTGTCTGCTATAGTACCAGTAAGGATAGGAACCCTGTAACGTAGCACACTGTGTGACCCCAAATTATCTCTGATACACGACCATAACATAATCTTGTCACAATGCTGACAGTGAAATTCGCGCTATGTAAAAAAGGTGAAGGCTTACCGTTGTCTTATCACTAGTAAAATTAAACTGCTAtgttatttttgtacttcctatctTTAGCAAAGCGCATTTCTCTTCGTTGCAGTTTACGTGGTAAAACCAAAGAGTCAGTGTAAACCATACCTGTCAGATTGTCCCAGGAACTAGGAGTATTGCCAGTTCGTTGCCTCAGCTTGAATCGTCTGCGAGGGAGTGGAGACTAAATGGCTGACCTGCTGACTGAAGACATCTGCTGTTTCCAGACGAGCCAAGAAACTGCAAGAGTGTCAGAAGTTGacacatttatttaaacataaaccATGGAATCTACACATCCTATTCTGTGTCAGCTTCTGATTACTTCACGACATGCAGTAAATATCATTACTGTAAAGATTAGTATTAAAAACATTGCGTTTGTATTCtttttatgtttctgttgtttCCCAAACAGTTGTATGCCGACGCAAGAAAAGTGTAGTTTCATGACGTCAACTGTTATATTAAACGATAGAAGATATTTCTCTACCTACAGGTTCACGTAATTACTGACAAACTACGGCTTGTTATTAATAACATGAAATGCATTGCATACGTTATCCACGCTGACCTCCTAAATTCCCAGTATCCAAATCCAACCTTAACACACTGTCTGCCACGAGGACACCGGCGGCCACAGCAAAGACATACGATTGACGCCTCGGCTGGACCCTACGTGGCATGGGAAAAACGTGAAACATTTCTAATCCAGAGGAAATGGTGTCATATCTCACGGTTCTATATAAATTTATTGCAAGCTATTTGAAATATCACGACAAGATGCATTTTCGCATTATCGAAGTAGTAAAAGTGACCGTGTGCCGTCTCAATTAGTAGATCTTGTCGACTGAAGCGTAAGTAAAGGagcgtgccgaaaagtaatgcctccgaatttttatatgtgaaaacttataaagctttttaaataaaataaactttattaacactctacattCTTATTCTTCCTGTCACTATGTTTATCCAAACAAGAGAACAGTTTTTTGATaccttcactgtagaatgtttgactttgttcaaGGGGCCACAACATTACTTCTACTTGCACAGcttcatcaatatcaaagtgaAACCCTCTAAAAGTTTTCATCGAGTTTTGGAACGAGATGACGGGCTGATGGGGCATAGTCGGGGTGTATGGAAGATGATCTGTGACCTCGTATACAATGTGTCGGTTTGTTACACCTGTCGCAGCGCTTGTACATGCTCTGTCGTTGCCACGATAAAGGAAAGGTAGCTCCATCTGTgcaagaactcttcgaattcgtctTTTCAGTCTCTTGAAGGAATACAACAAGCAGTATCTCGAGCTCTGTCACAGTTACGTAACACACCGCCATGTCACATGCTACAGTACGTAGCCCTCGATCGGCAGAGGATTGCAATTGCGTTATGGAATcgtgaaagtcgaccgagtaatatgcactaTGCGTAATAGGGTAACATGCATTGATAACACGATGAAAAACTCGGAGGCATACATCCCCTCTTATCAATACTTACTTTCATATTTTTCTTGGGTAGCATCAGATATCCAAGGAAAAAAGCATGGTGCAAGCGAATGCTACAAAATGGTCTTATATCAATAAACAGAAAGATACATAGAGACAGGTAAGAAAATCGTTATCAGTTAGATTAAGGAAACCATACATTAATCATAATTTATTCTGTTCagtactaaaactaaatgtaaatcCCAAATGGCCACAAAACACATAATTTGCTTGGTAGGAGTAGCCAACAGCGCACACGTTTAAGAAAAAATGCCGCACGTCACGGTAGGCATTTGATTGCTCATCCCAGTTCAATATAAAAGTGTATCTACGTAACCTTAGTCCGACTCACTGGTTAACAGAAATGCGATTCAGAAAATGAGGCTCTGGTAATGCTGTTACTGCATGCAGCGGGGCTAAAAGAACAAGTAGCACTAATTCTGGGCTGAGGTGGAGCTCTCCCATTAGGTCGGTGAGACGAGAAAATGCCGTGGAAATCGGAGACTCAGACTCGATGATGTTCAAGTTGAGTTTGCTCCAAACGttctttttcagttaaagcatcaaagaGTATCCAGTTGAAACCTCCAATTGTGGTACGTTATCTTTTTCTATCtctctttatttaaacattaagacacaACATAAACTTCTTACATATAAAACGTCTGTTTTACTCTGTCCATGAGTTaattaaaaacagttgaaaataataGTGCACACAATAACAGCGTCGGTATCTAATGAGGTAAAAAAGACGCAACACGTAGGGGACACTAAATTGCACATTACGTTACACATTATAATTCCATTCTAGACACCCATCGCCCAGGCGTATATTCACAGTGCTGGTACGTAGACACACGAACCAATTTCACTTTAGGAAAGGCGTTCAACTACCTTCCATTTGGAAAGACAACGCAACTAGCTGTATCATACGTTGCTGGGCCCTACACAACCCGCCTGCATAAACTTTTGTTAATtttgcctcccccctcccctcaaccacacacacacacacacatagataatTAGACTCTAGTGGATTGCCGTCTTGGGATTCTGGACTCCAGAACATCGAAAATCCATGACTGATTCAATTCCCTGGAAGTGCTTCTATTCCAAAGTGTGGCAATGTACCTTCGTTCCGAAACCTAATGTGTAACTGAACACAAAGAGAAACTtttaaaatgcattgtggaatgtattGCAAAGGAACTAATTACGCAAGGTACATGCAAATTGTCCAGCAACAGGTAAGGGATCAAAAGTACTTCTTTGACCATTCTAGCCTGTTGATTTATGTTGCTGCGTCAGGAACACAAGCCATGTGCAGGCGTGGTTTTGGGGTAACTTTTCTAAATTTCATGCAGCAATGGCTGGAAGGTAGTAGATAAGGAACAGAATGTCATATCGGATGGCTTTCGCGGGTGACGTTGATATTTAGCAAGCTGCTCTAGGACGCATGTATACGACGTTGCACTTGGGAGGGAATGCAAGGCAAGACGAACACTGTATACAAGTGTGACGAAATCAGGGCAGCACAGGGAACTGCCCTGCGGGGGATAACCGATACATTGTAGATCGAAGCGCACCTAATGAACTGTGTGTAGGGACCAAAG
Encoded proteins:
- the LOC124596315 gene encoding uncharacterized protein LOC124596315, which encodes MKAALLLVAALVAAAEVHGQPEESTTANIGNENLSTGNITAENRFLGRSSYTEDDDTICVAADNRFYLYANSLKLYSCYNQLPKVYVVKPKSQCKPYLSDCPRN